The sequence below is a genomic window from Acidobacteriota bacterium.
CGGAGCCGGTCGCCGCGCCCCTGGTCGAACTCCGGCCGGAATCGGTCCCCACCGTCGCGCAAGCCCCCGGGAGCGTCCAGCCCAGGGAGCGGATCCGGCTGGCGTCGCAGGTCCAGGGGCACGTCCGCGCGGTCCACGTGCGGGTCGGGGACGCCGTCCCCCGGGGAAGACTCCTGGCCTCGCTGGACGCGAGGGACGCCGAAAGCCAGAAAACGGCGGCGCTCTCCGCGATAAGGGAGGCGGAGGGCGCCCTGTCGGAAGCGCGGAGGGCGCACCAGGCCGCCCTCGAAATGAAGGCGGCGGCCGAGGCCTCGGACGACCTCGCGACCCAGACCCTGGCCCGCTATGAAAAGCTTTTCTCCTCCCGCTCGGTCTCCCCCCAGGAAATCGACGAAGTCCGCATGCGGCAGAAAACCGCCAGGGCGGAACTGGCCGCGCGCGAGGCCCAGGCCGCGGCGGCGATGGAGCGCATCGGGCAGGTCGAGGCCCGGATAGCCCAGGCGACGGCGCAATCCGGGCGGACCGACGTGCTGCTGGGCTGGAGCGAGATCCAGGCCCCTGCCGCCGGGAGGATCGTCGAATTGTCGGTGGACCCGGGAACCGCCTTGTTTCCCGGCACCCCGCTGCTGGTGATCGAGACCACCGACCGTCCGCAGGTCGTCGCCCACCTCCCCTCGGCTCATGCCGGCGCCCTCCGGGCGGGGATGAAGGTCCGGGTCCGGGGCGGCGCCGGGGAGGACGCCATCGAGGGGCGGGTGTCGGAGATCGTGCCGGTGTCCGACCCGGGGACGCACACGGTCGAGTTCAAGGTCGATCTGCCCGCAGGCGCCTCGGCGCCGAGCGGCCGGTTCATGAAGGTCGAGGTGCCGGTCGGGACCCGCAGCGTCCTGCTGGCGCCCAGGGAAGCGGTCCGGACGACGGGCCAGCTGACCGGGCTGTTCGTCATCGCCGCCGACTCGAGGGCCTTCTTCCGCCTGGTCAAGCTGGCCCCCTACGACGAGGCGCGGGTGGAGATCCTGTCCGGCGTGCGGCCCGGGGAAACCATCGTGGCACGCCCGGACGGAGGCATCACCGACGGGATCCGGGTACAGGCAGGCCGATAAGGAGACTCTCCTCATGAGCAAACCGCAGATCGCGGGCCGGCTGGCCCGGGCCTTTATCCACTCCAAGCTCACTCCCCTCATCCTGCTGGCGTCGGTCTCGCTCGGCGTCGCCGCCGTGGTGATGCTCCCCAGGGAGGAGGAGCCCCAGATCATCGTCCCCATGATCGATGTCATGGTCTCCTTCCCCGGCGCCTCCGCCCGGGAGGTGGAAACCCGCATCACCCGGCCGATGGAGCGCCTGCTGTGGGAAATCCCCGGGGTGGAGTACGTCTACACCACCTCCAGCCCGGGGTCGAGCATGGCCATCGTCCGCTTCTACGTGGGGGAGGACGAGGAAGAGAGCATCGTCCGCCTCAACCAGAAGATGTTCGCCAATTTCGACCTGATCCCGCCCGGGGCTTCGCAGCCCCTGGTCAAGCCCCGCTCGATCGACGACGTCCCCTTCCTCGCGCTCACGCTCTGGAGCCGGGAACTGGACGGCTTCGCCCTCCGGCGCGCGGCGGCGGAACTGCGCCACGACCTCGAGCGGATCCCCGACATTTCCGAAACCCGCATCCTCGGGGGGCAGCGCCGCATGGTGCGGGTCGAGCCGGACCTTTCGAAACTGGCCTCCTACGGCATCGGACCCACCGAGATCGCCGGGCTGCTCGAGATGGAAAACCGCGAGGCGCACGCGGGCACCGTCACCCGCGGTGACGAGGCGATCGCCGTCCACATCGACGGGTTCTTCAGGGACGCCGGGGAGCTCGAGCGCCTCGTCGTCGGCGCCCGGGACGGCGTCCCCGTCTACCTCGGCGACGTCGCACGCGTCATCGACGGGCCGGAGGAACCGGCCGATTACGTCCTCTTCTCCCCCGGGCCCGCCGCGGAAGGGACGGGGGTCGGGGCCGGCGCCCCGGCGCCCGCCGTCACCCTCACCTTCGCCAAGCGGAAGGGGAAAAACGCCGTGGCGCTCTCGGAAGCGGTGCTCGAGAAAGCCGAGCGCTTCCGCCGGGGGCATCTGCCCGCCTCGATCGAAATGACGGTCACGCGCAACTACGGCGAGACGGCCGCGGAGAAATCGAACGAACTCCTGCTCCACATGATGATCGCCATCGTCTCGGTGACGCTGCTGATCTGGCTGGCTCTCGGGTTGCGGGAGGCGGGCGTCGTCGCCGTGGCCATCCCGGTCACCCTGGCCCTCACCCTGGTGGTCTTCCTCCTCTACGGATACACCCTCAACCGGATCACGCTCTTCGCCCTCATCTTCTCCATCGGGATCCTCGTCGACGACGCCATCGTCGTCATCGAAAACATGGTGCGGCACCGGCGACTGCCGGAAAACCGCCATCGCTCCTTCACCGAGGTGGCGGTGGAGGCGGTCAACGAGGTCGGCAACCCGACCATCCTCGCCACCTTCACCGTGATCGCCGCCATCCTGCCGATGGCGCTGGTGCGCGGGCTGATGGGCCCCTACATGCGTCCGATCCCGATCGGCGCCTCGGCGGCCATGATCTTTTCCCTGCTGGTGGCCTTCGTCGTCACCCCCTGGGCCGCGGTGCGCCTGATGCGCAAAATCTCCCCGAAGCACGAGGCGGGGGAAAAGGAGGACCGCTCGACCCGGCTCTACCGCCGCTTCATGGGCAGGGTCCTCTCAAGCGACAGGAACCAGTGGGCGTTCCTGGGGCTGGTCCTGCTCCTGCTCCTGGGGGCCATGAGCATGGTCGCTTTCAAGTTCGTCATCGTCAAGATGCTCCCGTTCGACAACAAGAGCGAATTCCAGGTCATCGTGGACATGCCGGAAGGGACCAGCCTGGAAAGGACGGCGGCCGCGACCCGCGCGCTGGCCGTGGAACTCGACCGGATCCCCGAGATCACCGAGACCATCAGCTATATCGGGACCGCGTCCCCCTACAATTTCAACGGGCTGGTGCGCCACTACTACCTGCGCAGCGGGGACAACGTGGCCGACATCCAGGTCAACCTCGCCCCCAAGGGGGAGCGCTCCCGGCAGAGCCACGACATCGCGCGCAGGGTGAGGGAGATCCTCGAACCGGTCGCCGCCGCCCACGGGGTCCGGATGAAGGTGTCGGAAGTCCCCCCGGGGCCGCCCGTGCTCCAGACGCTCGTGGCCGAGGTGTACGGGCCCGATTACGAACGGCAGGTCGAGCTGGCCGCGCGGTTGCGCGCGATGATGGCGGAAACCCCCGGCGTGGTCGACATCGACTGGTACGTCGAGGACCCGCAGCCCGAGCTCCTCTTCCGGCTGGACCGGCTGAAAGCGTCCCTGGCGGGGGTGTCGGCGGCCGAAGTCCAGCAGGCGGTGACCATCGCCCTCGGCGGGGCCCGGGCCGGGCTGCTGCACCAGGACCGCGAGGCGGAGGACGTCCACATCGTCGTCCGGCTCCCCCTGGCCGACCGCTCCAGCGTGACGGCGCTCGACAGTCTCCGGGTCGCCTCGAGTTCCGGGGCCCTGGTCCCGCTCGGGGAACTCGGGGAGTGGGAGCGGGGGGAGCGGGAGCGGAACATCTACCACAAGAACCTGATGCCCGTCGTCTACGTCACCGCCGATGTCGCCGGGCGCGAGGAGAGCCCCGTCTACCCGATCCTGGCCATGAACAGGAAGATCGCGGCGATGGAGCTCCCCGAGGGGTACCGTCTCGAGACCTTCACCGCCCGCCAGCCCTCCTCGAGCGACCGGCTGGCGATGAAGTGGGACGGGGAGTGGCACATCACCTACGAGGTCTTCCGCGACCTCGGCCTGGCCTTCGCCGCCGTCCTCATCCTGATCTATATCCTGGTGGTGGCCTGGT
It includes:
- a CDS encoding efflux RND transporter periplasmic adaptor subunit; amino-acid sequence: MKTKTLLWTVLAAAMLQGACGGRPEPSAGSAPEPVAAPLVELRPESVPTVAQAPGSVQPRERIRLASQVQGHVRAVHVRVGDAVPRGRLLASLDARDAESQKTAALSAIREAEGALSEARRAHQAALEMKAAAEASDDLATQTLARYEKLFSSRSVSPQEIDEVRMRQKTARAELAAREAQAAAAMERIGQVEARIAQATAQSGRTDVLLGWSEIQAPAAGRIVELSVDPGTALFPGTPLLVIETTDRPQVVAHLPSAHAGALRAGMKVRVRGGAGEDAIEGRVSEIVPVSDPGTHTVEFKVDLPAGASAPSGRFMKVEVPVGTRSVLLAPREAVRTTGQLTGLFVIAADSRAFFRLVKLAPYDEARVEILSGVRPGETIVARPDGGITDGIRVQAGR
- a CDS encoding efflux RND transporter permease subunit; the protein is MSKPQIAGRLARAFIHSKLTPLILLASVSLGVAAVVMLPREEEPQIIVPMIDVMVSFPGASAREVETRITRPMERLLWEIPGVEYVYTTSSPGSSMAIVRFYVGEDEEESIVRLNQKMFANFDLIPPGASQPLVKPRSIDDVPFLALTLWSRELDGFALRRAAAELRHDLERIPDISETRILGGQRRMVRVEPDLSKLASYGIGPTEIAGLLEMENREAHAGTVTRGDEAIAVHIDGFFRDAGELERLVVGARDGVPVYLGDVARVIDGPEEPADYVLFSPGPAAEGTGVGAGAPAPAVTLTFAKRKGKNAVALSEAVLEKAERFRRGHLPASIEMTVTRNYGETAAEKSNELLLHMMIAIVSVTLLIWLALGLREAGVVAVAIPVTLALTLVVFLLYGYTLNRITLFALIFSIGILVDDAIVVIENMVRHRRLPENRHRSFTEVAVEAVNEVGNPTILATFTVIAAILPMALVRGLMGPYMRPIPIGASAAMIFSLLVAFVVTPWAAVRLMRKISPKHEAGEKEDRSTRLYRRFMGRVLSSDRNQWAFLGLVLLLLLGAMSMVAFKFVIVKMLPFDNKSEFQVIVDMPEGTSLERTAAATRALAVELDRIPEITETISYIGTASPYNFNGLVRHYYLRSGDNVADIQVNLAPKGERSRQSHDIARRVREILEPVAAAHGVRMKVSEVPPGPPVLQTLVAEVYGPDYERQVELAARLRAMMAETPGVVDIDWYVEDPQPELLFRLDRLKASLAGVSAAEVQQAVTIALGGARAGLLHQDREAEDVHIVVRLPLADRSSVTALDSLRVASSSGALVPLGELGEWERGERERNIYHKNLMPVVYVTADVAGREESPVYPILAMNRKIAAMELPEGYRLETFTARQPSSSDRLAMKWDGEWHITYEVFRDLGLAFAAVLILIYILVVAWFQSFKTPLVIMAAIPFSLVGILPGHWAMGAFFTATSMIGFIAGAGIVVRNSIILVDFIELRLAAGVPLAEAVVDAGAVRFRPMMLTAAAVVVGAAVILADPIFQGLAISLMAGEVASLLLSRMTVPILFYRMRRRELRHAPAPVSQ